The following proteins are co-located in the Paludibaculum fermentans genome:
- a CDS encoding ChbG/HpnK family deacetylase, with the protein MGPRLLAVNADDFGFTRDVNAGIVEAHTKGILTSTTLMANGAAFEDAVRLAGEVPSLDIGVHLVLVGGESLLAPRRSFPKTVSQLMKAVVLREIRVYDELRAQMVKILDAGVRPTHLDTHKHTHLFPPVLDAVVRLSEEFGVRWVRRPFDLPITGSPSAVPLPKRAISRMFGSVRGQFHKKLAKHGCRTTDWFAGFQITGRFHAEDVVHLLENLPEGSTEFMVHPGFCTDELRAARTRLKESREAELRALVDPRVTAAVERLGIRLCGYGDVLGGDPASTA; encoded by the coding sequence ATGGGCCCTAGACTTCTCGCCGTCAACGCCGATGATTTCGGCTTCACCCGCGACGTCAATGCGGGCATCGTGGAGGCCCATACCAAGGGCATTCTCACCTCGACGACGCTGATGGCGAACGGCGCGGCCTTTGAGGACGCCGTGCGGCTGGCGGGCGAAGTGCCCAGCCTCGACATCGGGGTGCACCTGGTGCTGGTGGGCGGAGAGTCGCTGCTGGCCCCGCGGCGCAGTTTTCCCAAAACCGTCTCGCAACTGATGAAGGCCGTGGTGCTGCGAGAGATCCGCGTCTACGACGAATTGCGTGCGCAGATGGTGAAGATCCTCGACGCGGGTGTGCGGCCCACGCATCTGGATACCCACAAGCACACGCATCTCTTCCCGCCGGTCCTGGACGCCGTGGTCCGCCTGTCGGAGGAGTTTGGCGTGCGTTGGGTGCGGCGTCCTTTCGACCTGCCGATCACGGGTTCGCCGTCCGCCGTGCCGCTGCCTAAGCGCGCCATCAGCCGCATGTTCGGCTCAGTGCGCGGACAATTCCATAAGAAGCTGGCGAAGCACGGGTGCAGGACAACGGACTGGTTTGCCGGCTTCCAGATCACGGGCCGCTTTCACGCGGAAGATGTCGTCCACCTGCTGGAGAACCTGCCGGAGGGGTCGACCGAGTTCATGGTCCATCCGGGCTTCTGCACGGACGAACTGCGGGCCGCGCGCACCAGGCTCAAGGAGAGCCGGGAAGCGGAGTTGCGAGCGCTGGTCGACCCGCGGGTCACCGCGGCGGTGGAACGGCT
- a CDS encoding MmcQ/YjbR family DNA-binding protein, with amino-acid sequence MRKKESILDHVSRLCLDMPEAVREIHGSHASFLVRKKTFAYYLDNHHGDGIVGINCKALPGDNLALIAADPKRFYMPAYIGSRGWVGVRLDTGEIDWDEVSETLKLSYKLTAPKKLAALVQISEA; translated from the coding sequence ATGCGGAAGAAGGAATCGATTCTCGACCACGTGAGCAGGCTTTGCCTGGACATGCCGGAAGCTGTCCGCGAGATACACGGCAGCCATGCCAGCTTCCTGGTTCGAAAGAAGACGTTTGCGTACTACCTGGACAACCACCACGGTGACGGGATCGTCGGCATCAACTGCAAGGCCTTGCCGGGCGACAACTTAGCGTTGATCGCCGCCGATCCGAAGCGCTTCTATATGCCGGCCTATATAGGGTCCAGGGGCTGGGTGGGCGTGCGGCTCGACACCGGTGAAATCGATTGGGACGAAGTCAGCGAGACGCTCAAGTTGAGCTACAAGCTGACTGCGCCCAAGAAACTTGCCGCGTTGGTCCAGATCAGCGAAGCTTAG
- a CDS encoding P1 family peptidase produces the protein MKGLTDIDGILVGHASDYEALTGCTVILCEQGAVAGYDIRGGASGTEEAEVMSPFHIAPVVHAVVLAGGSAFGLEAASGVRRFLEHKGVGFPTGAAIVPIVPAAILYDLGIGKANIRPTREMGEAAASAATADAVKEGNLGAGTGATIGKALGMKNAMKGGLGSATVNLPNGVKVSALVAVNALGDVVDPATGRILAGARKQPGSREFAGSSALMKQLGPTGGLSRGNTTLAVVATNAKFTKVESTAIARHAHHGLVKAISPVHTSMDGDMTICLSYGKLTASVDAVSVAAAEAVAEAIVRAVKAAKSIGGVPGLAG, from the coding sequence ATGAAGGGTCTCACCGACATCGACGGCATCCTCGTCGGGCACGCTTCCGACTACGAAGCGCTCACCGGTTGCACCGTCATTCTCTGCGAACAAGGGGCGGTCGCCGGCTACGATATCCGTGGCGGAGCCTCGGGTACCGAAGAGGCCGAAGTGATGAGCCCGTTCCACATAGCGCCCGTCGTTCATGCCGTCGTACTGGCCGGCGGCAGCGCCTTCGGCCTCGAAGCCGCCAGCGGAGTCCGCCGTTTCCTCGAGCACAAAGGCGTCGGCTTCCCCACCGGAGCCGCCATCGTCCCCATCGTGCCGGCCGCGATTCTCTACGACCTCGGCATAGGAAAGGCGAATATCCGCCCCACCCGGGAAATGGGCGAAGCCGCCGCCTCCGCCGCGACTGCTGACGCTGTCAAAGAGGGCAACCTCGGGGCCGGCACCGGCGCGACCATCGGCAAGGCCCTTGGCATGAAGAACGCCATGAAAGGCGGCCTGGGCTCCGCCACCGTTAATCTGCCAAATGGCGTCAAGGTTTCCGCCCTGGTAGCCGTCAACGCCCTGGGCGACGTCGTCGACCCCGCCACCGGCCGGATCTTGGCCGGAGCCCGCAAGCAGCCCGGGTCGCGCGAATTCGCCGGTTCTTCGGCCCTCATGAAACAGCTTGGCCCCACCGGCGGACTCAGCCGCGGGAACACAACTTTGGCCGTGGTCGCTACCAATGCGAAGTTCACCAAAGTGGAATCGACGGCCATCGCGCGCCACGCTCACCACGGGTTGGTGAAGGCGATTTCGCCAGTCCACACATCGATGGACGGCGATATGACGATATGTCTTTCCTACGGGAAATTGACAGCCTCGGTTGACGCAGTCAGTGTCGCCGCCGCGGAAGCGGTGGCCGAGGCGATCGTGCGCGCCGTCAAGGCGGCAAAATCCATAGGCGGCGTGCCCGGTCTGGCTGGCTAA
- a CDS encoding MlaD family protein encodes MPASNKVAWSQLRVGIMSLIALVLLAVLIFLMTGADNPFEEKASLYTFMQDSGAMSEGAAIRLNGILIGKLKKIDLTGDKNNDRAIRMTMAIDQRFMAMIPDDSIVGFSAENVLGAKFLNIRRGSSPVPVKPGSELKARDEKDFLEIMQSAMPLLDSVQSILKRIDKVVSQVESGKGSIGKLLYDSEIYDKVNGIMGDAQKITKAMSEGKGTIGHLLYDEGLYNDLRQTLTRMDNLVAGLERGEGTAGKLLKDPALFDELKKSTADLHVMLSDLNAGKGTAGKLLKDEALHNKLVATLDKINNTIDSVNSGRGTIGQLMVNPALYQNLTATTAEIQAMMKDFRANPKKFLTIQLKLF; translated from the coding sequence ATGCCGGCGTCCAATAAAGTTGCCTGGTCACAGCTGAGGGTGGGCATCATGTCGTTGATTGCCCTGGTGCTGTTGGCTGTCCTGATCTTCCTGATGACGGGTGCGGATAATCCGTTCGAAGAGAAGGCATCGCTGTACACCTTCATGCAGGATTCGGGCGCGATGAGCGAAGGCGCGGCTATCCGGCTGAACGGCATTCTCATCGGCAAGCTCAAGAAGATCGACCTGACGGGTGACAAGAACAACGACCGTGCGATCCGGATGACCATGGCCATCGACCAGCGGTTCATGGCGATGATTCCGGACGATTCGATCGTGGGCTTCAGTGCGGAGAACGTGCTGGGCGCGAAGTTCCTGAACATCAGGCGTGGCTCGAGCCCAGTGCCGGTGAAGCCGGGCAGCGAACTGAAGGCGCGGGACGAGAAGGACTTCCTGGAGATCATGCAGTCGGCGATGCCGCTGCTGGATTCCGTGCAGTCGATCCTGAAGCGCATCGACAAGGTCGTCTCCCAGGTGGAATCGGGCAAGGGCAGCATCGGCAAGCTGCTGTATGATTCCGAGATCTACGACAAGGTGAACGGGATCATGGGCGACGCCCAGAAGATCACGAAGGCCATGAGCGAGGGCAAGGGTACCATTGGCCACCTGCTCTACGACGAAGGGCTCTACAACGATCTGCGCCAGACGCTCACCCGTATGGACAATCTGGTGGCGGGCCTGGAGCGGGGCGAGGGCACAGCCGGCAAGCTGCTGAAGGACCCGGCCCTGTTCGACGAGTTGAAGAAATCGACGGCGGACCTCCACGTGATGCTCTCGGACCTGAACGCAGGCAAGGGCACGGCCGGCAAGCTGTTGAAGGACGAGGCGCTGCACAACAAGCTGGTGGCGACCCTGGACAAGATCAACAACACGATCGACAGCGTGAATTCGGGCCGCGGGACGATTGGGCAGTTGATGGTGAATCCGGCGCTGTACCAGAACCTGACCGCCACCACGGCGGAGATCCAGGCCATGATGAAGGACTTCCGGGCGAACCCGAAGAAGTTCCTCACCATTCAACTGAAGCTGTTCTGA
- a CDS encoding ABC transporter ATP-binding protein, whose translation MSTPQEAPILVFDDVSFGFDDNLALRHVSFELMRGETLIIHGAAGSGKTLLLKLALGLLPATSGRIHLFGQDVTRLPERDWFDVRSRIGVLFQEGGLFDSFTIEENVGYPLVNQRLLQVPPEQIRPKVEQSLEFVELGHTLDKFPSELSGGMRRRVGIARAIVTQPELLLYDSPTAGLDPITANNIIALIVKGRDVRGATTVIVTHRHQDGEILERYRYNEKGGGLRPVGANGDSTRTRYMVMKEGAIAFLGASLEFDCCQDPYVAKFASR comes from the coding sequence ATGAGCACGCCACAGGAAGCGCCGATCCTGGTTTTTGACGACGTCAGCTTCGGCTTCGACGACAATCTGGCCCTGCGCCACGTCAGCTTCGAGCTGATGCGCGGAGAGACCCTGATCATTCATGGGGCGGCCGGCAGCGGCAAGACGCTGCTGCTGAAGCTGGCCCTGGGGCTGCTGCCTGCCACCTCGGGCCGGATCCACCTGTTTGGGCAGGATGTGACGCGGCTGCCGGAACGCGACTGGTTCGACGTCCGCAGCCGGATCGGGGTCCTGTTCCAGGAGGGCGGGCTGTTCGATTCCTTCACGATTGAGGAAAACGTCGGGTATCCGTTGGTCAACCAGAGGCTGCTGCAGGTTCCGCCGGAGCAGATTCGGCCTAAAGTGGAGCAATCGTTGGAGTTCGTGGAGCTGGGGCACACCCTGGACAAGTTTCCCAGCGAGCTTTCGGGCGGCATGCGGCGGCGTGTCGGGATTGCGCGCGCGATTGTGACGCAACCTGAGCTGCTGCTGTACGATTCGCCGACGGCGGGCCTCGACCCGATTACGGCGAACAACATCATCGCGCTGATCGTAAAAGGGAGAGACGTGCGGGGTGCGACGACGGTGATTGTGACGCATCGCCACCAGGATGGAGAAATCCTGGAACGGTACCGATATAACGAAAAAGGTGGCGGGCTGCGGCCCGTGGGCGCGAACGGAGATTCCACCCGGACCCGCTACATGGTGATGAAGGAGGGGGCCATTGCATTTTTGGGGGCTTCGCTTGAATTCGACTGCTGCCAGGATCCCTATGTCGCCAAGTTCGCCAGCCGCTGA
- a CDS encoding polysaccharide deacetylase family protein, which yields MRKLLILLLLAALGAQAATPPIYYLLWFDTEDYVEPAADDAALRIAQELTKRGIKATFKVVGEKARVLEQRNRTDVVAALKLHDIGYHSNYHSIHPASAEYMAGKGMMDGEQEFAMRELSGFQAVEKVFGMRPSCYGQPGNSWAPQANKILRQWGTRVYMDEGGQVGYEQQPFWYGSLLYIFGLGPNTMRANLDKPELLPDAYRAFDRAVDRLRATGGTIQTYYHPTEFVTTEFWDGVNLRRGANPERSEWKLPKRRTPESTEQAFKLFLAFVDHVQKTPGIKFITAREAVDVFQPREQSVPLEAARKLAENIDVHDGFSPADQVLALLGLPARHVDGPLRRVATTLKAQEISRPAFDRAKQDAVRAITQQGRLPDSVWIGSQELSLPDFAATLAGDTGTANVMVRKGQLTIESHIGTDAAKLYNWVIHPEGFAPENLLELARLQAWTLKPAKLR from the coding sequence ATGCGTAAACTACTGATACTTCTCCTATTAGCAGCGCTCGGCGCGCAGGCGGCCACACCGCCCATCTACTATCTCCTGTGGTTCGACACCGAAGATTACGTCGAGCCGGCCGCGGACGATGCCGCCCTCCGCATCGCCCAGGAGCTCACCAAACGAGGCATCAAAGCCACTTTCAAAGTCGTCGGCGAGAAAGCCCGAGTGCTGGAACAACGAAATCGCACAGATGTCGTAGCTGCCCTCAAACTGCACGACATCGGCTACCACTCCAACTACCACAGCATCCATCCCGCTTCCGCCGAGTATATGGCCGGCAAGGGAATGATGGATGGCGAGCAGGAGTTCGCCATGCGGGAACTCTCCGGTTTTCAAGCGGTTGAGAAGGTGTTCGGAATGCGGCCCAGTTGCTACGGCCAGCCCGGCAACTCGTGGGCGCCGCAGGCGAACAAGATTTTGCGGCAGTGGGGCACCCGCGTCTACATGGACGAGGGCGGCCAGGTGGGCTACGAGCAGCAGCCGTTCTGGTACGGGTCGCTGCTCTACATTTTCGGCCTCGGTCCCAACACCATGCGCGCGAACCTCGACAAACCGGAGCTTTTACCGGACGCTTACCGTGCATTTGACCGCGCGGTCGACCGTCTCCGTGCGACCGGCGGCACGATCCAGACCTACTACCACCCCACCGAGTTCGTCACCACCGAGTTTTGGGACGGCGTGAATCTCCGTCGCGGCGCCAACCCCGAGCGGTCGGAGTGGAAACTGCCCAAGCGCCGGACACCGGAGTCCACTGAGCAGGCCTTCAAGCTGTTTCTCGCGTTTGTCGACCACGTCCAAAAGACGCCGGGCATCAAGTTCATCACGGCCCGGGAAGCCGTTGACGTGTTCCAGCCGCGCGAGCAGTCCGTCCCCCTCGAGGCCGCCCGCAAACTCGCTGAAAACATTGATGTTCACGACGGATTCTCGCCGGCCGACCAGGTCCTTGCGTTGCTGGGCTTGCCGGCCCGGCATGTCGACGGACCCCTGCGCCGCGTTGCTACCACATTGAAAGCACAGGAGATCTCGCGCCCCGCGTTCGACCGCGCCAAGCAGGACGCCGTGCGGGCCATCACCCAGCAGGGCCGCCTGCCCGATTCCGTCTGGATCGGCAGCCAGGAACTGTCCTTGCCCGACTTCGCGGCCACTCTGGCGGGGGACACCGGCACTGCCAACGTGATGGTTCGAAAGGGTCAACTGACCATCGAGAGCCACATCGGCACCGACGCCGCCAAACTGTACAACTGGGTCATTCACCCCGAAGGCTTCGCACCGGAGAATCTGCTGGAACTCGCGCGCCTGCAGGCCTGGACCCTCAAGCCGGCTAAGCTTCGCTGA
- a CDS encoding MlaE family ABC transporter permease produces the protein MLEFLKAPVLTFQEFVQLSARASRGIVRKPYYWDDVFTQMDLIGVGSLPVVILTGFFSGAVMALQMSRALQTYGATSQVGMIVAITLVREMGPVLTALMVAGRNSSGMASELGSMKVTEQIDAMRALGTDPVMKLVKPRLIATAVVLPLLTVLADFVGLVGGYIVACVMLPLTTGAQYWNTAWRALGYDDIGQGLLKPFIFAIVLSLVGCFYGMRTTGGTQGVGRATTQAVVVASVWVVVLTFIIGRIFVSM, from the coding sequence TTGCTGGAATTCCTGAAAGCTCCTGTCCTTACATTCCAGGAGTTCGTCCAGTTGTCGGCGCGCGCCTCGCGCGGCATCGTCCGAAAGCCGTACTACTGGGACGATGTTTTCACGCAGATGGACCTCATTGGCGTCGGCAGCCTGCCGGTCGTCATCCTCACCGGATTCTTCAGCGGCGCCGTCATGGCCCTGCAGATGTCCCGCGCCTTGCAGACCTACGGTGCGACCAGCCAGGTAGGCATGATTGTCGCCATCACCCTGGTGCGCGAGATGGGACCGGTGCTGACCGCGCTGATGGTGGCCGGGCGCAATTCCTCGGGCATGGCCAGCGAGCTGGGGTCGATGAAGGTGACCGAGCAGATCGACGCCATGCGGGCGTTGGGCACCGACCCGGTGATGAAGCTGGTGAAGCCGCGTTTGATCGCGACCGCGGTGGTCCTGCCGCTGCTCACTGTGCTGGCGGACTTCGTGGGGCTGGTGGGCGGCTACATCGTCGCCTGCGTCATGCTGCCGCTGACCACTGGCGCGCAGTACTGGAACACGGCGTGGCGCGCGCTGGGGTATGACGACATCGGCCAGGGCCTGCTCAAACCGTTCATTTTCGCGATTGTCCTCTCGCTGGTGGGCTGTTTCTATGGCATGCGCACGACGGGTGGAACACAGGGCGTAGGCCGCGCGACGACACAAGCCGTGGTGGTGGCGTCGGTGTGGGTGGTGGTGCTGACCTTCATCATCGGCCGGATCTTCGTTTCGATGTGA